The Clostridium chauvoei genome has a window encoding:
- the dtd gene encoding D-aminoacyl-tRNA deacylase: MRAIVQRVSSSKVTVDNSIIGSISKGVNLLIGISKEDTEEDLKYIRDKVINLRIFEDGNSKMNLSLLDVKGEILAISQFTLYGDCRKGRRPNFMNAESGEKAKELYNKFIDLLKESGLKVETGEFGAHMEVDIQNDGPVTLLLESKRNF, translated from the coding sequence ATGAGAGCTATAGTTCAAAGAGTATCTTCATCTAAGGTTACAGTTGATAATTCAATCATAGGATCAATAAGTAAAGGTGTGAATTTATTAATTGGAATATCAAAAGAAGATACTGAAGAAGATTTAAAATATATAAGAGATAAAGTTATAAATTTAAGAATTTTTGAAGACGGAAATTCAAAAATGAATTTATCTCTTTTAGATGTAAAAGGTGAAATTCTTGCTATCTCTCAATTTACTTTATATGGTGATTGTAGAAAGGGTAGAAGACCTAATTTTATGAATGCAGAAAGTGGCGAAAAAGCAAAAGAGTTATATAATAAATTTATAGATCTACTTAAAGAGTCAGGTTTAAAAGTAGAAACTGGAGAATTTGGAGCCCATATGGAAGTAGATATTCAAAATGATGGGCCAGTAACTTTACTTTTAGAAAGCAAGAGAAATTTTTAG
- a CDS encoding MBL fold metallo-hydrolase, with protein sequence MIIKTIPAGSLQANCYIVMDEETKEAVVMDPGGDADWIIKEIETLGANIKYILLTHAHADHDGGVVDLKKKYDVPVYMHKEEEMYMEKDNFVFGKIPKFYSFIEDGDELNIGSLKIKCIHTPGHTKGGLCFLIEDKVFTGDTLFQGSIGRTDFSGGDFNEIIRSINDKLLVLPNNVEVYPGHGPKSTIIFERMRNPFLA encoded by the coding sequence ATGATAATAAAAACAATACCAGCAGGTAGTTTACAAGCAAATTGTTATATAGTTATGGACGAAGAAACTAAAGAAGCCGTAGTTATGGATCCAGGTGGAGATGCAGATTGGATTATAAAAGAAATAGAGACTTTAGGTGCAAATATAAAATATATTTTATTAACTCATGCACATGCAGATCATGATGGAGGGGTAGTAGACCTAAAGAAGAAATATGATGTGCCAGTTTATATGCATAAAGAAGAAGAAATGTATATGGAAAAAGATAACTTTGTTTTTGGGAAAATACCTAAATTTTATAGTTTCATAGAAGATGGAGATGAATTAAACATAGGAAGTTTAAAAATAAAATGTATTCATACTCCAGGTCATACTAAGGGTGGACTATGTTTTCTAATTGAAGATAAAGTATTTACAGGAGATACTTTATTTCAAGGATCAATAGGTAGAACAGATTTTTCAGGTGGAGATTTCAATGAAATAATAAGAAGTATAAATGACAAACTTTTAGTTCTTCCTAATAATGTAGAAGTTTATCCAGGTCATGGACCAAAGTCTACAATTATATTCGAAAGGATGAGAAATCCATTTCTAGCATAA
- a CDS encoding coproporphyrinogen III oxidase has product MEIRISLNDLKYRYDVYQMFNIYYPLHELKFVEDGEYIVNINENNIEFKYKDFYNNIKISENIKEDIKRIIFLALEEITGDHYPWGILVGIRPSKIALKYLQEGKSEEEIIKIFKDKHLASEEKARLCIEVAKTEENFVNKREESISVYIGMAFCPTRCFYCSFAANPIGGNKKLVSPYLDALTYEIREMKKYIEERNLNIETVYFGGGTPTSISNDEFENIMKEIYNAFIHGKNVVEFTVECGRPDSITEEKLITMKKYNTTRISINPQTMNDDTLSMIGRGHTSKDVVEKFNLARKLGFKDINMDMIIGLPGEGLNEAKYTANELLKLSPDSLTVHGLSLKRASILYENFILKKGIQIKQQVELASMYEESRNLAKSLNLKPYYMYRQKNMVGNMENLGYSKEGKECIYNIQMIEDKQTIIALGADAVSKAVFLEENRIERFANIKDVREYTKRIKEMVEGKQKLLDSLYLK; this is encoded by the coding sequence ATGGAAATAAGAATATCATTAAATGATTTAAAATATAGATATGATGTATATCAGATGTTTAATATTTATTATCCTCTTCATGAATTAAAATTTGTAGAAGATGGGGAATATATAGTAAATATTAATGAGAACAATATAGAATTTAAGTATAAAGATTTTTATAATAATATAAAGATTTCAGAGAATATAAAAGAAGATATAAAAAGAATAATTTTTTTAGCTTTAGAAGAAATAACAGGAGATCATTACCCATGGGGAATACTTGTGGGTATAAGACCTTCTAAAATAGCATTAAAATACCTTCAAGAAGGTAAAAGTGAAGAAGAAATTATAAAAATCTTTAAGGATAAGCATTTAGCTTCTGAGGAAAAAGCAAGATTATGTATTGAAGTTGCTAAAACAGAAGAAAATTTTGTGAATAAAAGAGAAGAAAGCATTTCAGTTTACATAGGAATGGCATTTTGTCCGACAAGATGTTTTTATTGTTCCTTCGCAGCAAATCCAATTGGAGGGAATAAAAAATTAGTATCTCCATATTTAGATGCATTAACTTATGAAATAAGAGAAATGAAAAAATATATTGAAGAGAGAAATCTTAATATTGAAACGGTATATTTCGGAGGGGGAACTCCAACCTCTATTAGTAATGATGAATTTGAAAATATAATGAAAGAGATTTACAATGCTTTCATTCATGGGAAAAATGTAGTAGAATTTACAGTGGAGTGTGGAAGACCAGATAGCATAACAGAAGAAAAGTTAATTACAATGAAAAAATATAATACTACAAGAATTAGTATAAATCCTCAAACTATGAATGATGACACTTTGAGTATGATAGGAAGAGGTCATACATCAAAGGATGTAGTAGAAAAATTTAATTTAGCTAGAAAATTAGGATTTAAAGATATAAATATGGATATGATAATAGGTCTTCCAGGAGAAGGGTTAAATGAAGCTAAATATACAGCAAATGAACTTTTAAAACTTTCACCAGATAGCTTAACAGTTCATGGTTTATCTTTAAAGAGAGCATCAATACTTTATGAGAATTTTATCTTAAAAAAAGGAATTCAAATAAAGCAACAAGTAGAATTAGCTTCTATGTATGAAGAAAGCAGAAATTTAGCTAAAAGTTTAAATTTAAAACCATATTATATGTATAGACAAAAAAATATGGTTGGAAATATGGAGAACTTAGGATATTCTAAAGAGGGTAAAGAATGTATATATAATATTCAAATGATTGAAGATAAACAAACAATTATAGCTCTTGGGGCAGATGCGGTTTCAAAGGCTGTCTTTTTAGAAGAAAATAGAATTGAGAGATTTGCTAACATTAAAGATGTTAGAGAATATACAAAAAGAATAAAGGAAATGGTAGAGGGAAAACAAAAATTATTAGACTCTCTTTATCTGAAATAG
- the hisS gene encoding histidine--tRNA ligase has product MEIKAPKGTKDMLPQDAYKWHFVEETFKNTAKFYGMREIRTPIFEHTELFLRGVGDTTDIVQKEMYTFNDKGDRSITLKPEGTAPIVRAFIENRLFNEAQPTKLYYSIPCFRYENVQKGRLRQFHQVGTEVFGSKEPSMDAEVIAFAMNVLKNLGLKSLSLNINNLGCPKCRPNYNEALKKYLKENYDNLCPLCKTRFEKNPMRILDCKEKKCNEITKNAPIILDYMCEECDTHFTDVKKYLDALQVPYTVDPGIVRGLDYYTKTIFEILNDDFTVCGGGRYDRLIEQLGGPEMPSVGFAMGVERLIMTLEKEGIEIPNENLFDLYIGARGDYAKLAAFTIANKLRNFNVKTEINHMGRSVKAEMKYANKVGALFTTILGEDELQNKTIKLKRMSDGEQFEVDLDNIEEIVKVLK; this is encoded by the coding sequence ATGGAAATTAAGGCACCTAAGGGTACTAAAGATATGCTTCCTCAAGATGCATATAAATGGCATTTTGTTGAGGAAACTTTTAAAAATACAGCTAAGTTTTATGGGATGAGAGAAATCAGAACTCCTATATTTGAACATACAGAATTATTTTTAAGAGGTGTAGGAGATACTACGGACATAGTCCAAAAGGAAATGTATACTTTTAATGACAAAGGTGATAGAAGTATTACATTAAAACCAGAAGGAACTGCACCAATAGTTAGAGCATTTATAGAAAATAGATTATTTAATGAAGCTCAACCAACAAAGCTTTATTATTCAATACCATGTTTTAGATATGAAAATGTACAAAAGGGTAGATTAAGACAATTCCACCAAGTAGGTACAGAAGTATTTGGATCTAAGGAACCATCAATGGATGCTGAAGTTATAGCTTTTGCTATGAATGTATTAAAGAATTTAGGCTTAAAGAGTTTAAGTTTAAATATAAATAATCTAGGTTGTCCAAAGTGTAGACCTAATTACAATGAGGCGTTAAAGAAGTATCTAAAAGAAAATTATGATAACTTATGTCCTTTATGTAAAACAAGATTTGAAAAAAATCCAATGAGAATTTTAGATTGTAAAGAAAAGAAATGTAATGAAATTACAAAGAATGCACCAATAATATTAGATTATATGTGTGAAGAGTGTGATACTCACTTTACAGATGTAAAGAAATATTTAGATGCATTACAAGTGCCATATACTGTTGACCCTGGTATAGTAAGAGGATTAGATTATTATACAAAGACAATTTTTGAAATATTAAATGATGATTTTACAGTATGTGGTGGTGGAAGATACGATAGATTAATTGAACAATTAGGAGGTCCAGAAATGCCTTCAGTTGGATTTGCAATGGGAGTTGAAAGACTTATAATGACTCTTGAAAAGGAAGGGATAGAGATTCCAAATGAAAATCTATTTGACCTTTATATAGGAGCTAGAGGTGATTATGCAAAACTTGCAGCCTTTACTATTGCAAATAAATTAAGAAACTTTAACGTTAAAACAGAAATAAACCATATGGGAAGAAGCGTTAAGGCTGAAATGAAATATGCAAATAAAGTTGGAGCGTTATTTACTACAATTTTAGGTGAAGATGAGCTTCAAAATAAGACTATCAAACTTAAGAGAATGAGTGATGGTGAACAATTTGAAGTTGATTTAGACAATATAGAAGAAATAGTGAAAGTGCTAAAATAG
- the aspS gene encoding aspartate--tRNA ligase, whose protein sequence is MGESLGGLKRTMMCGEVRESNVSQKITLMGWVQRNRKLGGLQFIDLRDRAGIMQIVFGEEINAEAFEKAKSVKPEYCIAVTGEVVLREAPNKNMDTGLVELKCESIKILSESDTPPIYIKEDLDAAESIRLKYRYLDLRRPDMQKIFMVRNRATKAVRDYLDNNGFLEVETPMLTKSTPEGARDYLVPSRNYPGMFYALPQSPQIFKQLLMVSGFDKYYQIVKCFRDEDLRANRQPEFTQIDLEMSFVEEDDVIALNEGLVSHVFKEVAGVDVKLPIRRMEFKEAMEKYGSDKPDLRFGMEITDLSEVVSNVEFKVFSDALTNGGSVRALCLKGGASMGRKDIDRLGEFVKTFKAKGLAWIALKEEEIKSPIAKFLKEEEMNAIIETMSAETGDIILIVADKNTVVFQSLGQLRLELAKKFDLIKDKNEFNFCWITEFPLFEYDEEEGRYHAAHHPFTSPMDEDLDMLETNPAMVRSKAYDLVLNGEELGGGSIRIHNSKLQERMFKALGFTEESAQERFGFLIDAFKFGPPPHGGLAFGLDRMIMFLAGTENIKDVIAFPKNQNAYCYLSEAPNIVDEKQLEELGLNIKVKEEN, encoded by the coding sequence ATGGGTGAGTCTTTAGGCGGCTTAAAAAGAACCATGATGTGTGGTGAGGTTAGAGAATCTAACGTTTCACAAAAAATTACACTTATGGGATGGGTTCAAAGAAATAGAAAACTAGGAGGTCTTCAATTTATAGACCTTAGAGATAGAGCTGGAATAATGCAAATAGTTTTTGGTGAAGAAATAAATGCTGAAGCTTTTGAAAAAGCTAAAAGTGTAAAACCAGAGTATTGTATTGCAGTTACAGGAGAAGTAGTTTTAAGAGAAGCTCCAAATAAAAATATGGATACAGGATTAGTGGAACTAAAATGTGAAAGCATAAAAATTCTTTCAGAATCAGATACACCACCGATTTATATTAAAGAAGATTTAGATGCAGCAGAAAGTATAAGACTTAAATATAGATATTTAGATCTTAGAAGACCTGATATGCAAAAAATATTTATGGTAAGAAATAGAGCTACTAAAGCTGTTAGAGATTATCTAGATAATAATGGATTCTTAGAAGTTGAAACACCAATGCTTACTAAGAGTACTCCAGAAGGAGCTAGAGATTATTTAGTACCTTCAAGAAACTATCCTGGAATGTTTTATGCATTACCACAATCACCACAAATATTTAAACAATTATTAATGGTTTCAGGATTTGATAAATACTATCAAATAGTAAAATGCTTTAGAGATGAAGATTTAAGAGCAAATAGACAACCAGAATTTACTCAAATAGATTTAGAAATGAGCTTTGTTGAAGAAGATGATGTTATAGCTTTAAATGAAGGATTAGTATCACATGTATTTAAAGAAGTAGCTGGTGTAGATGTTAAACTTCCAATTAGAAGAATGGAATTTAAAGAAGCTATGGAAAAATACGGTTCAGATAAACCGGATTTAAGATTTGGTATGGAAATTACAGACTTATCTGAAGTAGTAAGTAATGTTGAATTTAAAGTATTTAGTGATGCATTAACTAATGGAGGTTCAGTAAGAGCTCTTTGTTTAAAGGGTGGAGCTTCTATGGGTAGAAAAGATATAGATAGATTAGGTGAATTTGTTAAGACATTTAAAGCTAAAGGATTAGCTTGGATAGCTCTTAAAGAAGAAGAAATAAAATCACCAATAGCTAAATTCTTAAAAGAAGAAGAAATGAATGCTATAATAGAAACTATGTCTGCAGAAACAGGAGATATAATTTTAATAGTTGCTGATAAAAATACAGTAGTATTCCAAAGCTTAGGTCAATTAAGATTAGAATTAGCTAAGAAATTTGATTTAATTAAAGATAAAAATGAATTTAACTTCTGTTGGATTACAGAATTCCCATTATTTGAGTATGATGAGGAAGAAGGTAGATATCATGCTGCACATCATCCATTTACATCACCAATGGATGAAGATTTAGATATGCTAGAAACTAATCCTGCTATGGTTAGATCAAAAGCATATGACTTAGTATTAAATGGAGAAGAATTAGGTGGAGGTTCAATAAGAATCCATAATTCAAAATTACAAGAAAGAATGTTTAAGGCATTAGGATTTACAGAAGAATCAGCTCAAGAAAGATTTGGATTCTTAATAGATGCATTTAAGTTTGGTCCACCACCACATGGAGGATTAGCATTTGGGTTAGATAGAATGATAATGTTCTTAGCAGGAACAGAAAATATAAAGGATGTTATAGCATTCCCTAAAAACCAAAATGCTTATTGTTACTTAAGTGAAGCACCAAATATAGTTGATGAAAAACAACTTGAAGAATTAGGTTTAAATATAAAGGTTAAAGAAGAAAACTAA
- a CDS encoding phosphatase has protein sequence MNYLSDLHTHTIISGHAYSTLLENVHFCSKKGIKILGTSEHGPNMPGAPHIWYFHNLRVLPRVIEDVIILKGCEANIIDANGNLDIDNYSASKLDYVIASLHEPCFQPKSKDENTNAILKVMDNYKEMEILGHLGNPNYQLDYEKIIKKALEKDIMIEINNSSLLGKSRKGSDVVCKEIALLCKKYGNKVILSSDSHFASYIGKFDLAIEMLNSIDMPKEQIMNNPDKLIFHLKNKGRLLDLNY, from the coding sequence ATGAATTATTTATCTGATTTACATACACATACTATAATTAGCGGTCATGCTTATAGTACCTTACTAGAAAATGTTCATTTTTGCTCTAAAAAAGGTATTAAGATTCTTGGAACCTCTGAACATGGACCTAATATGCCAGGAGCTCCTCATATTTGGTATTTTCATAACTTAAGAGTATTACCACGAGTTATAGAAGATGTTATTATTTTAAAAGGATGTGAGGCTAATATAATAGATGCTAACGGGAACTTAGATATAGATAATTATTCTGCTTCTAAACTAGATTACGTAATCGCTTCGTTACACGAACCTTGCTTCCAACCTAAATCAAAGGATGAAAATACAAATGCTATTTTAAAAGTTATGGATAATTATAAAGAAATGGAAATACTAGGACATCTAGGCAATCCAAATTATCAACTAGATTACGAAAAAATCATAAAAAAGGCTTTAGAAAAGGATATAATGATTGAAATAAATAATAGTTCTTTACTTGGAAAATCTAGAAAAGGTAGTGATGTTGTCTGCAAAGAAATAGCTTTACTTTGTAAGAAGTATGGTAATAAAGTAATTCTAAGCTCTGACTCACATTTTGCTTCTTATATAGGAAAATTTGATCTAGCAATTGAAATGTTAAATTCTATAGACATGCCTAAAGAACAAATTATGAATAATCCTGATAAACTAATTTTTCATTTGAAAAATAAAGGGAGACTTTTAGACTTAAATTATTAA
- a CDS encoding DUF1294 domain-containing protein — translation MSEFNLLLIALLGGSIGEYIGMYLFRHKTKHIKFTLGIPVIFLLQILILISFIK, via the coding sequence ATAAGTGAGTTTAATTTACTTTTAATAGCTTTATTAGGTGGTAGTATCGGTGAATATATTGGTATGTATTTATTTAGACATAAAACTAAACATATTAAATTTACTTTAGGAATACCAGTAATATTTCTACTTCAAATACTGATTTTAATTTCATTTATTAAATAA
- the recQ gene encoding DNA helicase RecQ, with product MTNKALEILEKVYGYKSFRKGQEDIINNILNRKDVLAIMPTGGGKSICYQIPSLILDGITIVISPLISLMKDQVDAIKEMGINGVYINSSLSTIEFNSIIDGIRSNKYKIIYVAPERLDSNEFITAITQNNISQVAIDEAHCVSQWGHDFRSSYKRIDNFINKLPKRPIVSAFTATATNEVKEDIIKLLGLKEPKVFITGFDRENLTINIIKSGNKKDYLINYIENNKDQSGIIYAATRREVDKIYDELKNRGYEVGKYHAGLSDEVRKEYQDNFIHDNLNIIVATNAFGMGIDKPNIRYVVHYNMPKNIEGYYQEIGRAGRDGEKSECILLFAPGDVQVQKYLIEMSIENQERKNNQYEKLQQMVDLVYSNGCLRNYILNYFGDRKEEPCNNCSNCLYKGEVIDKTIDAQKVLSCVYRMKRSFGSTMVVDVLRGSKNKKVSQFGFDNISTYGIMKDYSNEDLKTFINTLVAQGYLDLVQGTYPTLKLNNLSMKVLKSEKEVKLKEFKVERKLKDTNKLFEILKVLRLNISRKENLPPYIIFGDGTLREMSIKYPIQKEDMLKISGVGEGKYNKYGIYFREEIEKYVKENNIDIDKNNNVESDLSDFPFEVVTDKGLLEELLNLRDKFAKKEGVPRQKILAKNSLKEISGRYPMNIEELKDIGGVGSKKIELYGDEIIEKVKTYVSEKNIQVHWTEKKRRKLIIDGETRGNDEIALDSLKEGKKLEDISEEIEISISTILGYVADYIKETGDSNFSLDLKKYYNAEDRDNILKACNKNGYDKISIIKKQLSDTIKYEAIRAVILEEYFKVS from the coding sequence TTGACTAATAAAGCACTAGAGATTTTAGAAAAAGTTTATGGATATAAAAGTTTTAGAAAAGGGCAAGAAGATATAATTAACAATATACTAAATAGAAAAGATGTTTTAGCTATAATGCCAACTGGTGGAGGAAAATCTATATGTTATCAAATTCCATCCCTTATATTAGATGGAATTACTATTGTTATATCACCTTTAATATCATTAATGAAGGATCAAGTAGATGCAATTAAAGAAATGGGGATAAATGGTGTATATATAAATAGTTCTTTAAGCACAATAGAATTTAATTCTATTATTGATGGAATTAGAAGTAATAAATATAAAATAATATATGTTGCTCCAGAAAGACTAGATTCAAATGAATTTATAACAGCAATAACCCAAAATAATATAAGTCAAGTGGCAATAGATGAAGCTCATTGTGTATCACAATGGGGACATGATTTTAGATCAAGCTATAAAAGAATAGATAATTTTATAAATAAATTACCTAAAAGACCAATAGTATCAGCTTTTACAGCCACAGCTACTAATGAAGTTAAAGAAGATATTATAAAATTATTAGGGCTTAAAGAGCCAAAGGTATTTATAACTGGTTTTGATAGAGAGAACTTAACTATAAATATAATAAAATCAGGTAATAAGAAAGATTATTTAATAAACTATATAGAAAATAATAAGGATCAGTCAGGAATAATATATGCAGCAACCAGACGAGAAGTAGATAAAATTTATGATGAACTAAAAAATAGAGGATATGAGGTTGGGAAATATCATGCAGGTTTATCTGATGAAGTTAGAAAAGAATATCAAGATAACTTTATTCATGATAACTTAAATATAATAGTTGCAACAAATGCTTTTGGAATGGGTATAGATAAACCAAATATAAGATATGTAGTTCATTATAATATGCCTAAAAACATAGAAGGATATTACCAAGAGATAGGGAGAGCAGGTAGAGACGGAGAAAAGAGTGAGTGTATATTACTATTTGCCCCAGGAGATGTTCAAGTACAAAAGTATCTAATTGAAATGAGTATAGAAAATCAAGAAAGAAAAAATAATCAATATGAAAAATTACAGCAAATGGTTGATTTAGTTTATAGTAACGGTTGCCTAAGAAATTATATATTAAATTATTTTGGCGATAGGAAAGAAGAACCATGCAATAATTGTAGTAATTGTTTATATAAAGGTGAAGTTATAGATAAAACCATAGATGCACAAAAGGTTCTTTCTTGTGTCTATAGAATGAAAAGAAGCTTTGGAAGTACAATGGTAGTAGATGTTCTTAGAGGATCAAAAAATAAAAAGGTAAGTCAGTTTGGTTTTGATAACATATCTACTTATGGAATAATGAAGGATTATTCCAATGAAGATCTTAAAACTTTTATAAATACTTTAGTTGCTCAAGGATATTTAGATTTAGTTCAGGGAACATATCCTACATTAAAGCTTAATAATTTATCTATGAAGGTATTAAAAAGTGAAAAAGAAGTTAAATTAAAAGAATTTAAAGTAGAAAGAAAACTTAAAGATACTAATAAGCTATTTGAGATTTTAAAAGTTTTAAGATTAAATATTTCAAGGAAAGAAAATCTTCCACCGTATATTATTTTTGGAGATGGAACTTTAAGAGAAATGAGTATTAAATATCCTATTCAAAAAGAGGATATGCTTAAAATATCAGGGGTAGGAGAAGGTAAGTATAACAAATATGGAATTTATTTTAGAGAAGAAATAGAAAAATATGTTAAGGAAAATAATATAGATATAGATAAAAATAATAATGTAGAAAGTGACTTATCTGATTTTCCTTTTGAAGTAGTTACAGATAAAGGTTTATTAGAAGAATTATTAAATTTAAGAGATAAGTTTGCTAAAAAAGAAGGTGTACCTAGACAAAAAATATTAGCTAAGAATTCACTTAAGGAAATAAGTGGAAGATATCCAATGAATATAGAAGAATTGAAAGATATAGGTGGAGTAGGGTCTAAAAAGATAGAATTATATGGAGATGAAATTATAGAAAAGGTTAAAACTTATGTTAGTGAAAAAAACATACAAGTACATTGGACTGAAAAAAAGAGAAGGAAGCTAATAATTGATGGTGAAACAAGAGGGAATGATGAAATAGCTTTAGATAGTTTAAAGGAAGGTAAGAAACTGGAAGATATATCAGAGGAAATAGAAATATCAATTTCAACTATATTAGGTTATGTAGCTGATTATATAAAAGAGACGGGAGACTCAAACTTTAGTTTAGATTTAAAAAAATATTATAATGCAGAAGATAGAGATAATATATTAAAAGCTTGCAACAAAAATGGATATGATAAAATAAGCATAATAAAAAAGCAATTATCTGATACTATAAAGTATGAAGCGATTAGAGCAGTTATTTTAGAAGAGTATTTTAAGGTATCTTAA
- a CDS encoding iron-containing alcohol dehydrogenase, with the protein MKNFNYKNATQLIFGKDSELKVGKEVKKYSNRILLHYGGGSIKNSGLYDKIINSLKAEEIDFIELSGVKPNPRVSLVREGIKICRENHLDFILAVGGGSVIDSSKAISAGVNYNGDVWDLFTGTPIKHKCLNLATVLTIPAAGSETSSGTVITNEDGFYKKSTGHPTLRPIFSIMNPELTFTLSKYQTACGIADMLAHVMERYFTNEPNVDLTDRLCEATMKSIIDNGLRVINNLNDYNSRAEIMLCGMVAHNDSLSMGRIGDWASHDIEHELSGIYDIAHGAGLAIIFPAWMKYVYKHDINRFLQFANRVFNIEINLNNPEETILLGIKSLENFFRELDLKTTLKEIHITNEHFDEMAKKLVESNGYVGNFVKIKYEDALKIYNLAL; encoded by the coding sequence ATGAAAAATTTTAATTATAAAAATGCTACACAATTAATATTCGGAAAAGACTCTGAACTTAAAGTAGGTAAAGAGGTTAAAAAATACTCTAATAGAATACTTCTACATTATGGTGGTGGCAGTATTAAAAATTCTGGTTTATATGATAAAATAATTAATTCATTAAAGGCTGAAGAAATTGACTTTATAGAACTTTCAGGTGTTAAACCTAACCCTAGAGTATCACTTGTAAGAGAAGGTATTAAAATCTGTAGAGAAAATCACTTAGATTTTATATTAGCAGTTGGTGGCGGTAGCGTTATAGATTCTTCTAAAGCAATTTCTGCTGGTGTAAATTACAATGGGGATGTATGGGATCTATTTACTGGAACTCCAATTAAACATAAGTGTTTAAATCTTGCCACTGTACTTACTATTCCAGCTGCTGGTAGTGAAACTAGTTCTGGTACTGTTATAACTAATGAAGATGGGTTTTATAAAAAAAGTACAGGACATCCTACTTTAAGACCCATATTCTCTATTATGAATCCTGAACTTACATTTACATTATCTAAATATCAAACAGCTTGTGGAATAGCTGATATGTTAGCACATGTTATGGAAAGATATTTTACTAATGAACCTAATGTAGATTTAACTGACAGGTTGTGTGAAGCTACAATGAAATCTATTATAGATAATGGTTTAAGAGTTATTAATAATTTAAATGACTATAATTCTAGAGCTGAAATAATGCTTTGTGGTATGGTAGCTCATAACGATTCATTGAGTATGGGTAGAATTGGTGATTGGGCAAGTCATGATATAGAGCATGAATTAAGTGGAATATATGATATAGCTCACGGTGCTGGTTTAGCTATAATATTTCCAGCTTGGATGAAATATGTTTATAAACATGATATAAATAGATTTCTTCAATTTGCAAATAGAGTTTTTAATATAGAAATAAATTTAAATAATCCAGAAGAAACCATTCTTTTAGGAATTAAGAGTCTTGAAAACTTCTTTAGAGAGTTAGACCTTAAAACTACTCTTAAAGAAATCCATATTACTAATGAACATTTTGATGAAATGGCAAAAAAACTAGTTGAATCAAATGGATATGTAGGAAATTTTGTGAAAATCAAATATGAAGATGCCCTTAAAATCTATAATTTGGCTCTTTAA
- a CDS encoding metal-sensitive transcriptional regulator: MFEDNEKLRKDIINRLKRIEGQVKGIQGMMEKNVCCGDILIQISAIRSAINKVGGLTIEHYAKNCLGIEEDTEQQENLKKLIKTIDTFVK; this comes from the coding sequence GTGTTTGAAGATAATGAAAAATTAAGAAAAGATATTATAAATAGATTAAAAAGAATAGAAGGACAAGTAAAAGGAATCCAAGGAATGATGGAAAAGAATGTTTGTTGTGGAGATATACTTATTCAAATATCAGCAATTAGATCTGCAATAAATAAAGTAGGTGGTCTTACTATAGAACATTATGCTAAGAATTGTTTAGGAATAGAAGAAGATACTGAACAACAAGAGAATTTGAAAAAATTAATAAAAACTATAGATACTTTTGTAAAGTAA